Proteins from a single region of Bogoriella caseilytica:
- a CDS encoding DEAD/DEAH box helicase, which translates to MTSTALSPAQPTRAGSTTFADLGVPTDLLAILDAAGITVPTPIQAATLPDSLAGRDVLGRGRTGSGKTYAFAIPVIARLAAKGGRATAKRPRALILAPTRELATQIEETVAPLARAAGLSTRSIFGGVGQQPQVDALRRGIDVLIACPGRLEDLIGQGHCNLSAVDITVLDEADHMADLGFLPAVRRLLDATPRDGQRMLFSATLDNAIDVLVRRYLTKPRVHEADSAQSPVIAMDHHVLHVTRELRIPVLADLASAPGRTIIFTRTKHGAKTLARKLNGLGIPSVDLHGNLSQNARTRNMTAFHEGTASTLVATDIAARGIHVDDVALVVHADPPTEHKAYLHRSGRTARAGAAGTVITLAAEDQRHDVRSLTRAAGIKPKNTTVADTDHPVLTELAPGARSRPGGWSAPGGDATGQSQNGQGRSGGGRSRGGRSRGASGAARSGAARSGAARSGAGRSGSGQGGGRRGGRSGGGRSSGGAAQGQSRSGQR; encoded by the coding sequence GTGACCAGCACTGCTCTCAGCCCTGCCCAGCCCACCCGGGCCGGCTCCACCACCTTCGCCGATCTCGGCGTACCCACCGACCTGCTCGCCATCCTGGATGCCGCGGGCATCACCGTTCCCACCCCGATCCAGGCCGCCACGCTGCCCGACTCCCTGGCCGGCCGCGACGTGCTCGGGCGCGGCCGCACCGGCTCGGGCAAGACCTACGCCTTCGCCATCCCCGTCATCGCCCGCCTCGCCGCCAAGGGCGGACGCGCCACGGCCAAGCGCCCACGCGCCCTGATCCTGGCGCCCACCCGCGAACTGGCCACCCAGATCGAAGAGACCGTGGCACCGCTGGCGCGCGCCGCAGGCCTGTCCACCCGATCGATCTTCGGTGGCGTCGGACAACAGCCCCAGGTGGACGCCCTCCGCCGCGGCATCGACGTCCTCATCGCCTGCCCGGGACGGCTCGAGGACCTCATCGGCCAGGGCCACTGCAACCTCTCGGCCGTGGACATCACTGTGCTCGACGAGGCCGACCACATGGCCGACCTCGGCTTCCTGCCCGCCGTGCGCCGCCTGCTGGACGCCACCCCGCGTGACGGCCAGCGCATGCTCTTCTCCGCCACCTTGGACAACGCCATCGACGTCCTGGTGCGCCGCTACCTCACCAAGCCGCGCGTGCACGAGGCCGACTCCGCGCAGTCCCCGGTGATCGCCATGGACCATCACGTGCTGCACGTGACCCGCGAGCTTCGGATCCCGGTGCTGGCCGACCTCGCCTCGGCGCCGGGCCGCACCATCATCTTCACCCGCACCAAGCACGGCGCGAAGACCCTGGCCCGCAAGCTCAACGGCCTGGGCATCCCCAGCGTGGACCTGCACGGCAATCTCTCGCAGAACGCCCGCACCCGGAACATGACGGCCTTCCACGAGGGCACCGCCTCCACCCTGGTGGCCACCGACATCGCCGCCCGCGGCATCCACGTGGACGACGTCGCCCTCGTGGTCCACGCCGACCCGCCCACCGAGCACAAGGCCTACCTGCACCGCTCAGGCCGCACCGCCCGCGCCGGCGCGGCGGGCACGGTGATCACCCTGGCCGCTGAGGATCAGCGCCATGACGTGCGGTCGCTGACGCGCGCGGCCGGCATCAAGCCCAAGAACACCACGGTGGCCGACACCGATCACCCCGTGCTCACCGAGTTGGCACCCGGCGCACGCTCGCGCCCCGGTGGCTGGTCCGCACCGGGCGGAGACGCCACCGGGCAGTCCCAGAACGGACAGGGGCGCTCTGGCGGGGGTCGCTCGCGTGGTGGCCGCTCACGTGGGGCCTCCGGCGCGGCGCGCTCGGGCGCAGCACGTTCCGGTGCGGCACGTTCCGGCGCAGGACGTTCCGGGAGCGGTCAGGGCGGCGGACGCCGTGGCGGACGTTCAGGTGGCGGACGCTCCTCCGGTGGGGCCGCCCAGGGTCAGTCCCGCAGCGGCCAGCGCTGA
- a CDS encoding alpha-mannosidase yields the protein MHSHPHHTLDRLERVLRERIQPAVHQRLAPVELHAWRVDGDGEPVPASHALGLETLPGREAPEYAPFAVGSPWGPAWSTTWFRVEGTVPGEATGIIELVLDLGWEPHSVGGHGEALVHRPDGTAVKALHPLHGWVRLRGPGAPDGVLRPDGSFTLYIEAAANPLVLGLPPFEVTDVGEKHTAESFTPYLLRTAEIASWHREVWELVRDLEVAGGLARELSDTEPRYWRLVEAIGRALNAYDPADLTSASAARAELAEVLAQPAHATAHRVSAVGHAHIDSAWLWPLRETRRKVARTVSNVLDLMDTDPEFTYAMSSAQQFAWIEEDRPDLFARLGERVREGRFIPVGGMWVEADAVMPTGESMVRQFTYGKRYFQSRFGIDTDGVWLPDSFGYSGALPQLARRAGFRWFLTQKISWNDTNTFPHHSFSWEGIDGTRIFTHFPPAETYAAEVTPAELHHAVSTFRDKARSSHSLLLFGYGDGGGGPTREMLGRASRLRDLEGAPRVEQRAPSEFFTEAEREYVAAGGPPVWQGELYLELHRGTLTSQLAMKQGNRRAEAMLRTVEHLAAIAAVRAGAPYPALELDEIWQTVLVHQFHDILPGSSIAWVHREARGTYRTLDERLRALAAQALQALSSHPQASGPAPGSGTAPGTLFPGASGQWHLEHQHEGNQPAVAAERGEDITLDNGLLRVTLDGSGTVTSLRDLTADRELVPAGRRLGELVLFRDEPIRWDAWDIDRHVLELAQALNEPESIEIVDADGDARVDVAYSHGASRFTLSYSLAPGAAELQMACDVDWQEREHLLKVALPLDVRAPSARYETQYGYVERPVSTNTSWDEARYEVNQHRYLHLAEPGHGVGVVNDSSHGCDVTPLDGGATQVRLSLLRASRYPDPGADLGQHRMRWSIVAADQPTTVTAAYAMAAPALDGLPELEPLVTLDLDEGAAVVDWIKLADDGSGDVIARIAEVAGGRARGHLRAARDLAGAEVQETDLLEYPLGDITSPGAAGGLPEALAGHNPRPLSGAELRLGPFQLTTLRIRRTAGSSMTKE from the coding sequence GTGCATTCTCACCCTCATCACACTCTCGACCGCCTTGAGCGCGTGCTGCGCGAGCGCATTCAGCCGGCCGTGCATCAGCGGCTGGCGCCCGTGGAGCTGCACGCCTGGCGCGTGGACGGGGACGGCGAACCCGTTCCGGCCTCCCATGCCCTCGGCCTTGAGACCCTGCCCGGCCGGGAGGCGCCCGAGTACGCGCCCTTCGCGGTGGGTTCCCCCTGGGGGCCGGCCTGGAGCACCACCTGGTTCCGCGTCGAGGGCACGGTGCCGGGTGAGGCCACGGGCATCATCGAACTGGTCCTCGATCTGGGGTGGGAGCCCCACTCCGTGGGCGGGCACGGCGAGGCGCTGGTCCACCGTCCCGATGGCACTGCGGTGAAGGCGCTGCACCCGCTGCACGGCTGGGTGCGCCTGCGCGGGCCCGGTGCCCCCGACGGGGTGCTGCGTCCGGACGGGTCCTTCACCCTCTACATCGAGGCCGCTGCGAACCCGCTGGTGCTCGGCCTGCCCCCCTTCGAAGTCACCGATGTCGGCGAGAAGCACACTGCGGAGAGCTTCACGCCCTATCTGCTGCGCACAGCTGAGATCGCCTCCTGGCACCGCGAGGTCTGGGAGCTGGTGCGTGACCTCGAGGTAGCCGGGGGCCTGGCGCGGGAGCTCTCCGACACGGAGCCGCGCTACTGGCGCCTGGTGGAGGCCATTGGTCGCGCGCTGAACGCCTACGACCCAGCGGATCTGACGAGCGCCTCGGCCGCGCGGGCCGAGCTCGCTGAGGTGCTGGCGCAGCCCGCTCACGCCACCGCCCACCGGGTGAGCGCGGTCGGGCACGCCCACATCGACTCCGCATGGCTCTGGCCGCTGCGCGAGACCCGCCGCAAGGTCGCCCGCACGGTGTCCAACGTGCTCGACCTGATGGACACCGATCCGGAATTCACCTACGCGATGTCCTCTGCTCAGCAGTTCGCCTGGATCGAGGAGGACCGGCCGGACCTCTTTGCCCGACTGGGCGAACGCGTACGCGAGGGGCGTTTCATCCCGGTGGGCGGCATGTGGGTCGAGGCTGATGCCGTGATGCCCACCGGCGAGTCCATGGTTCGGCAGTTCACCTACGGCAAGCGGTACTTCCAGAGCCGCTTCGGCATCGACACCGACGGCGTCTGGCTCCCGGACAGCTTCGGTTACTCGGGCGCGCTGCCCCAGCTCGCCCGGCGCGCCGGCTTCCGCTGGTTCCTCACGCAGAAGATCTCCTGGAACGACACCAACACCTTCCCGCACCACAGCTTCTCCTGGGAAGGCATCGACGGCACTCGCATCTTCACCCACTTCCCGCCGGCCGAGACCTACGCGGCCGAGGTCACCCCGGCGGAGCTGCACCACGCCGTCTCCACCTTCCGCGACAAGGCCCGCTCCTCGCACTCTCTGTTGCTCTTCGGGTACGGCGACGGCGGCGGCGGACCCACCCGGGAGATGCTCGGACGCGCCTCGCGCCTGCGTGATCTCGAGGGCGCGCCCCGCGTGGAGCAGCGTGCCCCCTCGGAGTTCTTCACCGAGGCGGAACGGGAGTACGTTGCCGCAGGGGGCCCGCCCGTGTGGCAGGGCGAGCTCTATCTCGAACTGCACCGCGGCACGCTGACCTCCCAGCTCGCCATGAAGCAGGGCAACCGCCGGGCCGAGGCGATGCTCCGCACCGTGGAACACCTGGCTGCCATCGCGGCGGTGCGCGCCGGAGCGCCCTACCCGGCGCTCGAGCTGGATGAGATCTGGCAGACCGTGCTGGTGCACCAGTTCCACGACATCCTGCCCGGATCCTCCATCGCCTGGGTGCATCGCGAGGCTCGTGGCACCTATCGCACGCTGGATGAACGGCTCCGCGCTCTCGCCGCCCAGGCCCTCCAGGCCCTGAGCTCCCACCCGCAGGCATCTGGTCCGGCGCCGGGCTCGGGTACTGCGCCGGGCACCCTCTTCCCTGGCGCCTCCGGCCAGTGGCACCTCGAGCATCAGCACGAGGGGAACCAGCCTGCCGTGGCCGCGGAGCGCGGCGAGGACATCACGCTGGACAACGGGCTGCTCCGGGTGACCCTCGACGGCTCCGGCACGGTCACCTCGCTGCGGGATCTGACCGCAGATCGTGAGCTGGTTCCCGCAGGAAGGCGCCTCGGTGAACTCGTGCTCTTCCGCGACGAGCCGATCCGCTGGGACGCCTGGGACATCGACCGTCACGTCCTCGAGCTGGCGCAGGCGCTGAACGAGCCCGAGAGCATCGAGATCGTCGACGCCGACGGCGATGCCCGAGTGGACGTCGCCTACTCCCACGGCGCGTCGCGCTTCACGCTCAGCTACTCGCTCGCTCCGGGCGCGGCTGAACTCCAGATGGCCTGCGACGTGGACTGGCAGGAGCGCGAGCACCTGCTCAAGGTCGCCCTCCCGCTGGATGTGCGCGCCCCCTCCGCTCGTTACGAGACCCAGTACGGCTACGTGGAGCGCCCCGTCAGCACGAACACCTCCTGGGACGAGGCCCGCTACGAGGTGAACCAACACCGCTACCTGCACCTGGCCGAGCCCGGCCACGGCGTCGGCGTCGTCAACGACTCCAGCCACGGATGCGACGTCACCCCGCTGGACGGCGGCGCCACCCAGGTGCGGCTGTCCTTGCTGCGCGCCTCCCGTTACCCCGATCCGGGTGCCGACCTCGGGCAGCACCGCATGCGGTGGTCGATCGTGGCTGCCGATCAACCCACCACGGTCACCGCTGCCTATGCGATGGCAGCCCCCGCACTGGACGGCCTGCCGGAGCTCGAGCCGCTGGTCACTCTCGATCTGGACGAGGGCGCCGCGGTCGTCGACTGGATCAAGCTCGCCGACGACGGTTCAGGTGACGTGATCGCACGCATCGCAGAGGTCGCCGGCGGCCGCGCCCGCGGGCACCTGCGCGCAGCGCGTGACCTCGCCGGTGCCGAGGTGCAGGAGACCGATCTGCTGGAGTACCCGCTCGGCGACATCACCTCGCCCGGGGCGGCTGGCGGACTGCCCGAGGCGCTGGCCGGCCACAATCCTCGCCCCCTCAGTGGCGCCGAGCTTCGCCTCGGCCCTTTCCAACTCACCACCCTGCGGATCCGGCGCACTGCCGGATCCTCGATGACAAAGGAGTAA
- a CDS encoding carbohydrate ABC transporter permease, whose product MSTAAVTPERAGRIKRPARSGRAWARAPWYAPWLFMGVALLIIATFIVFPFFNTFALSFTDATLLRDGRFIGLGNFRELLSDARFGSALLNSSLYVVVVVPVMVVLPLILATLAAGDGRFLGFFRTSYYLPVIMSPVIVGLIWTNMLERRGLVNEVLGWLQIVSGPIPFLTDRWLLLFSAMFVTIWMGMGYYMVIYLAALANIDPSLYDAASVDGAGVVRKFLSVTIPGVRNTMGLIGIFSSIAAFRVFGEVYVLTDGTGGVGGENVTMTMLIQREGTGLQAQTGYAGAISLVMFVIMAIFLVLQLVTQNRQGKNS is encoded by the coding sequence GTGAGCACCGCAGCAGTGACACCGGAGCGGGCGGGGCGCATCAAGCGGCCCGCCCGCTCGGGGCGGGCCTGGGCGAGAGCGCCGTGGTACGCGCCGTGGCTGTTCATGGGCGTCGCGCTGCTGATCATCGCCACTTTCATCGTCTTCCCGTTCTTCAACACCTTCGCCCTCTCCTTCACTGACGCGACGCTGTTGCGTGATGGCCGGTTCATCGGCCTTGGGAACTTCCGCGAACTGCTCAGCGATGCCCGCTTCGGCAGCGCGCTGCTGAACTCCTCGCTGTACGTGGTCGTCGTCGTGCCGGTGATGGTGGTGCTGCCCCTGATCCTCGCCACCCTGGCCGCGGGAGACGGCCGCTTCCTTGGCTTCTTCCGCACCAGTTACTACCTTCCGGTGATCATGTCCCCGGTCATCGTGGGCCTGATCTGGACCAACATGCTCGAACGGCGCGGGCTGGTGAACGAGGTGCTGGGCTGGCTCCAGATCGTGTCGGGCCCGATCCCCTTCCTCACCGACCGGTGGTTGCTGCTCTTCTCCGCGATGTTCGTGACCATCTGGATGGGCATGGGCTACTACATGGTCATCTACCTGGCTGCGCTCGCGAACATCGATCCGAGCCTCTACGACGCCGCCTCGGTCGACGGCGCCGGCGTCGTCCGCAAGTTCCTGAGCGTGACCATCCCCGGGGTGCGCAACACCATGGGGCTGATCGGGATCTTCTCCTCGATCGCCGCCTTCCGCGTCTTCGGTGAGGTCTACGTGCTCACCGATGGCACCGGTGGTGTGGGCGGGGAGAACGTCACGATGACGATGCTCATCCAGCGCGAAGGCACCGGCCTGCAAGCACAGACCGGCTACGCGGGCGCCATCAGCCTCGTCATGTTCGTGATCATGGCGATCTTCCTGGTGCTGCAGCTCGTCACGCAGAACCGGCAGGGGAAGAACTCATGA
- a CDS encoding diacylglycerol/lipid kinase family protein, with the protein MPTDQDVLAVVNADAGSAAQPQVEAAVAAMRAAGPPSAQVELVATTSLEHLAETLRGLAGRRLVIIGGDGSIRAGVQSLHDVGALRAAGPIGIVPLGTANDLARTLGLPQDPADAAHLAMSGTPHGMAVLVAEDGVVAVNSVHVGVGAVAARKADRIKPVLQRVRLGVLAYPVGALAAGLTHRSWRLRVRVDGVDQQRPGERLLMVAIGLGGTVGGGVPLVPGADPRDAMADIVVSGAVAPLARLVYAAQLTRGAHVRRPDVRTARGLMIEVEAAPGTSFPTNLDGEVRGPYTARCWEFRPEAWSAIAPQEAEDVAGAAA; encoded by the coding sequence ATGCCGACCGATCAGGATGTGCTCGCGGTGGTCAATGCCGACGCCGGTTCGGCGGCGCAGCCGCAGGTGGAGGCTGCCGTGGCGGCGATGCGGGCCGCCGGCCCGCCCTCGGCCCAGGTGGAGCTGGTGGCCACGACGAGCCTGGAGCATCTGGCCGAGACCCTGCGCGGCCTGGCCGGCCGGCGCCTGGTGATCATCGGCGGCGACGGATCGATCCGCGCAGGTGTGCAAAGCCTGCACGACGTTGGTGCGCTCCGTGCGGCCGGGCCGATCGGCATCGTGCCACTGGGCACGGCGAATGACCTGGCACGCACGCTCGGGCTGCCCCAGGATCCGGCCGACGCGGCACACCTCGCGATGTCTGGCACGCCGCATGGCATGGCGGTCCTGGTCGCCGAGGACGGCGTAGTGGCCGTGAACTCGGTGCACGTGGGTGTCGGGGCCGTGGCAGCGAGGAAGGCTGATCGGATCAAGCCGGTGCTGCAGCGGGTGCGCCTCGGCGTGCTGGCGTATCCCGTCGGCGCACTCGCCGCCGGCCTCACCCACCGCAGCTGGCGATTGCGGGTGCGCGTGGACGGCGTGGACCAGCAGCGCCCCGGGGAGCGGCTGCTCATGGTCGCCATCGGCCTCGGTGGCACGGTGGGGGGCGGAGTGCCCCTGGTGCCGGGAGCGGATCCGCGTGATGCGATGGCCGATATCGTCGTCTCCGGCGCGGTGGCCCCGCTGGCACGGCTGGTCTACGCCGCACAGCTGACCAGAGGTGCGCACGTGCGCCGGCCGGATGTGCGCACTGCGCGGGGCCTGATGATCGAGGTTGAGGCCGCGCCGGGCACGTCCTTTCCCACCAATCTCGATGGCGAGGTGCGCGGACCGTACACCGCGCGGTGCTGGGAGTTCCGGCCCGAGGCGTGGAGCGCGATCGCGCCACAAGAGGCCGAGGACGTCGCCGGCGCTGCTGCCTAG
- a CDS encoding nucleoside deaminase — translation MAEQHAAQSRPAQPGPAQPHIPRPGPYAGRPVGSDREALAVAIQEARDGRAGGGVPIGAALVVDGEVLASGHNQRVQLASPILHGETDCLANAGRLPASVYARATMVTTLSPCDMCTGAILLYGIPRVIIGENRTFYGAEDLLRLRGVEVVVLDDAECVALMEEFIAAEPDLWNEDIGEE, via the coding sequence ATGGCCGAGCAGCACGCAGCACAGTCACGCCCGGCGCAGCCCGGTCCGGCGCAGCCCCACATACCGCGGCCTGGCCCGTACGCCGGGCGGCCGGTGGGATCGGACCGCGAAGCCCTCGCCGTCGCCATCCAGGAGGCCCGCGACGGGCGCGCCGGAGGCGGGGTGCCGATCGGCGCGGCCTTGGTGGTGGACGGCGAAGTGCTGGCCTCCGGGCACAACCAGCGTGTGCAACTCGCCAGCCCGATCCTGCACGGCGAGACGGACTGCCTGGCCAATGCCGGGCGACTGCCCGCCTCCGTCTACGCCCGGGCCACCATGGTCACCACCCTCTCGCCCTGCGACATGTGCACCGGCGCGATCCTGCTCTACGGCATCCCGCGGGTGATCATCGGGGAGAACCGCACGTTCTACGGCGCTGAGGATCTGCTGCGCTTGCGCGGTGTGGAGGTCGTGGTTCTCGACGACGCCGAATGCGTGGCTCTGATGGAGGAGTTCATCGCTGCCGAGCCCGATCTCTGGAACGAGGACATCGGCGAGGAGTAG
- a CDS encoding cytosine permease — MPAAQKSTGQTVRDRDYPLGRVPRAERPGTLAVAVVIAGFLFYTPTMVVGGDVAGAFPFGEFLGLAAVATVVLGLYMALMGLISERTGLTTALVSRLVLGRVGGKWGSFILGGTQLGWYGVGLGVLANLIEASTGFGATWLVVIVGGVLMASTAYFGFRGIEILSWISVPLMLVLCVWVTVLAFGEAGGWSDLLAGGGADAGSIGPGTAITMMIATFISGGTQIGNWTRFANGATRTFVLTLVAVLLVQFAMLFFGGVGVAAYGEGDFVEVLLAMGIVGMALVLLVANLWTTNDNTAYAFAVAGAELFEKADKRPFVVGGVVISVVLALTGIADNLISFLSLLSVVIPPLGGVIIGTFFFVWRGKDPGTALTDIPMIRLGALVAYLAGAAAALVGTYGGLGSPAIQGIIVAALAVPVCETVARTMRA, encoded by the coding sequence ATGCCTGCTGCCCAGAAGTCGACCGGTCAGACGGTCCGCGACCGTGACTATCCACTGGGGCGCGTGCCGCGGGCCGAGCGCCCCGGCACCCTCGCCGTCGCGGTCGTCATCGCCGGCTTCCTCTTCTACACCCCCACCATGGTGGTCGGTGGCGACGTCGCCGGGGCCTTCCCCTTCGGGGAGTTCCTCGGCCTGGCAGCCGTGGCCACGGTGGTGCTCGGCCTCTACATGGCCCTGATGGGCCTGATCAGTGAGCGCACCGGCCTGACCACGGCGCTGGTCTCGCGACTGGTGCTCGGCCGCGTGGGTGGGAAATGGGGCTCCTTCATCCTCGGCGGCACCCAGCTGGGCTGGTATGGCGTGGGGCTTGGCGTGCTGGCAAACCTCATCGAGGCCTCCACCGGTTTCGGCGCCACCTGGCTGGTGGTCATCGTCGGCGGCGTGCTCATGGCCTCCACGGCCTACTTCGGCTTCCGCGGCATCGAGATCCTCTCGTGGATCTCCGTGCCGCTCATGCTGGTGCTGTGCGTATGGGTCACGGTGCTCGCCTTCGGCGAGGCCGGTGGCTGGAGCGACCTGCTGGCCGGTGGCGGTGCGGACGCCGGCTCCATCGGCCCGGGCACGGCGATCACCATGATGATCGCGACCTTCATCTCCGGCGGCACCCAGATCGGTAACTGGACGCGCTTCGCCAACGGCGCGACCCGGACCTTCGTGCTCACCCTGGTGGCCGTGCTGCTGGTGCAGTTCGCCATGCTGTTCTTCGGCGGGGTCGGTGTGGCCGCCTACGGCGAGGGCGACTTCGTCGAGGTGCTGCTCGCCATGGGCATCGTGGGCATGGCGCTGGTGCTGCTGGTGGCGAACCTGTGGACCACCAACGACAACACGGCCTACGCCTTCGCGGTGGCCGGGGCGGAGCTGTTCGAAAAGGCCGACAAGCGCCCCTTCGTCGTCGGCGGTGTGGTGATCTCGGTGGTGCTCGCCCTGACCGGCATCGCGGACAACCTGATCTCCTTCCTGTCCCTGCTGAGTGTGGTGATCCCACCGCTGGGAGGCGTCATCATCGGCACCTTCTTCTTCGTGTGGCGCGGCAAGGACCCCGGCACGGCGCTCACTGACATCCCGATGATCCGGCTGGGCGCGCTGGTGGCCTACCTCGCCGGAGCGGCGGCTGCCCTGGTGGGCACGTACGGCGGGCTCGGGAGCCCGGCGATCCAGGGCATCATCGTGGCGGCGCTCGCGGTCCCGGTGTGTGAGACCGTCGCCCGCACGATGCGGGCCTGA
- a CDS encoding LacI family DNA-binding transcriptional regulator, producing MGQNGKRPTLREIAARVGVSETAASFALNGRPGISEATRKKVLDVVEEMGWRPSYAARVLSGARSRTIGLVLTQNTATVDSELFFIRLMTGMQTVLSRSQCGLLMQVVQTVEEEIEVYRTWHAEGRVDGVVLVDLRADDPRPRAMVDLGLPAVLAGGPDPEGLLPSVSIDDAAAMTLVLQHLRELGHRHVAYVSGPRDLLHVRRRLDAFDAVVAEQLDGGHVISTDFTSEAAAAATRELLAHAPAPTAVVCDNEIVAVSLMLTLRSLGRHVPEDLAVVSWEDTPVCQAMHPPLTALHRNTHEFGADVAEQLLKILAGEPPESSQEQTPQLIVRASTDSARA from the coding sequence GTGGGCCAGAACGGCAAGCGGCCGACCCTTCGGGAGATCGCCGCTCGGGTGGGCGTCTCCGAGACCGCGGCCTCCTTTGCGCTCAATGGGCGGCCGGGGATCTCCGAGGCCACCCGCAAGAAGGTGCTCGACGTGGTCGAGGAGATGGGCTGGCGGCCCAGCTACGCCGCCCGGGTGCTCTCCGGAGCGCGTTCGAGGACCATCGGCCTCGTCCTCACCCAGAACACCGCCACCGTCGACTCCGAACTCTTCTTCATCCGGCTGATGACCGGCATGCAGACCGTACTGAGCCGCTCGCAGTGCGGCCTGCTGATGCAGGTGGTGCAGACGGTCGAGGAGGAGATCGAGGTCTATCGCACCTGGCATGCGGAGGGGCGGGTGGACGGCGTGGTCCTGGTGGACCTGCGCGCCGATGACCCCCGCCCGCGTGCCATGGTGGACCTCGGCCTCCCCGCAGTCCTGGCTGGCGGGCCGGATCCAGAGGGCTTGCTGCCCTCGGTCTCGATCGACGACGCCGCCGCGATGACCCTCGTGCTCCAGCACCTGCGCGAGCTCGGCCACCGCCATGTGGCCTACGTCAGCGGGCCACGGGATCTGCTGCACGTGCGCCGTCGTCTCGATGCCTTCGATGCGGTCGTCGCCGAGCAACTCGACGGCGGACACGTCATCTCCACCGACTTCACCTCCGAAGCCGCTGCGGCGGCCACACGCGAGCTGCTCGCACACGCCCCGGCGCCCACAGCAGTGGTGTGCGACAACGAGATCGTCGCCGTCTCGCTCATGCTCACTCTGCGTAGTCTCGGCCGCCATGTGCCCGAGGACCTCGCTGTGGTCTCCTGGGAGGACACTCCGGTCTGCCAGGCCATGCACCCGCCCCTGACGGCCTTGCACCGCAACACGCACGAGTTCGGCGCCGATGTGGCGGAGCAGTTGCTCAAGATCCTCGCCGGCGAGCCCCCGGAGAGCAGCCAGGAGCAGACGCCGCAGCTCATCGTCCGGGCAAGCACGGATTCCGCACGCGCCTGA
- a CDS encoding ABC transporter substrate-binding protein, giving the protein MRRTTPTRLAAIGAASALALTACGIGGGTSEEENGGDAGSENGGDAGTENGGDADAEISGEISFMTWNLRGGYEEYFTDLVAEFEEEYPDVTVEWLDHPPEGFQDTLSADAAAGNLPDVINVGPELAYSLAAAGMLMDISETDPEAAETYLPEAWEGMTFEGAGGGTYGYPWYLNTGPSFFNTDLFEECGLDPENLPETYDELFEQGSTMGENCDGVSMIGRLPTIEMMGMYGVELMNEDATEFTFNNDEGVELVQHFIDLYSDAGLTAEALNALQTGELDAFKAGEVGWLPGSSYTLQELRDTAPDIYEAAAMGPLINNTSPNMYIQAIVVNADTPNAEASMAFSRFLTNAENQMEFAQAANVFPSIAELLDDPHFTEDDGTDNGAVRVEAADQLREAVAWWPPAFSGGADVEYLREQIAQAIQGQKTAQEALDDAVAYSNNRLSNQ; this is encoded by the coding sequence ATGCGCAGGACCACCCCCACTCGCCTGGCCGCGATCGGCGCGGCCAGTGCCCTCGCCCTGACCGCTTGCGGTATCGGAGGCGGAACCTCGGAGGAGGAGAACGGCGGCGACGCCGGCTCCGAGAACGGCGGTGACGCCGGTACCGAGAACGGCGGGGACGCCGACGCCGAGATCTCCGGCGAGATCAGCTTCATGACGTGGAACCTCCGCGGTGGTTACGAGGAGTACTTCACCGACCTCGTCGCCGAGTTCGAGGAGGAGTACCCGGACGTCACCGTGGAGTGGCTCGACCACCCGCCCGAAGGCTTCCAGGACACGCTGTCTGCCGACGCCGCAGCAGGCAACCTGCCCGACGTCATCAACGTCGGTCCGGAGCTGGCCTACAGCCTGGCGGCCGCCGGCATGCTGATGGACATCTCCGAGACCGACCCCGAGGCGGCCGAGACCTACCTGCCCGAGGCCTGGGAGGGCATGACCTTCGAGGGTGCCGGTGGCGGCACCTATGGTTATCCGTGGTACCTCAACACTGGCCCCTCCTTCTTCAACACCGACCTCTTCGAGGAGTGCGGGCTGGATCCCGAGAACCTCCCCGAGACCTACGACGAGCTCTTCGAGCAGGGCTCGACCATGGGCGAGAACTGTGACGGCGTCTCGATGATCGGGCGCCTGCCCACCATCGAGATGATGGGCATGTACGGCGTGGAACTCATGAACGAGGACGCCACCGAGTTCACCTTCAACAACGACGAAGGCGTCGAGCTGGTCCAGCACTTCATCGACCTGTACAGCGACGCCGGGCTGACCGCCGAGGCACTCAACGCGCTGCAGACCGGGGAACTCGACGCCTTCAAGGCCGGCGAGGTCGGGTGGCTGCCGGGCAGCTCCTACACCCTGCAGGAGCTGCGCGACACGGCCCCGGACATCTACGAGGCCGCGGCCATGGGGCCGCTGATCAACAACACCTCACCAAACATGTACATCCAGGCCATCGTGGTCAACGCCGACACCCCGAACGCCGAGGCCTCCATGGCCTTCTCCCGCTTCCTCACCAACGCCGAGAACCAGATGGAGTTCGCGCAGGCGGCCAACGTCTTCCCCTCCATCGCTGAGCTGCTCGACGACCCGCACTTCACCGAGGACGACGGCACGGACAACGGCGCGGTCCGCGTCGAGGCTGCCGATCAGCTTCGCGAGGCCGTGGCCTGGTGGCCGCCGGCCTTCTCCGGCGGTGCCGACGTGGAGTACCTCCGCGAGCAGATCGCCCAGGCCATCCAGGGGCAGAAGACCGCCCAGGAAGCACTGGATGACGCTGTCGCCTACTCGAACAACCGGCTCTCGAATCAGTGA